CTGCCGATCAGCACATGTTCGAATCCGGTTCGCCCGTGCGTCCCGACCACGACCAGATCGTGGCGAGACCGTTCGGCCAACGCGATGATTTCCCGGCTGGGAATCCCGACGGATTCGTGCCGCTCGATCTTGACGCCGGCTGCTTCGGCCCGTTGGATCAATGCCGCGCCCTGTTCCCTGATCTCGCGCCGCCGGTCTTCGAGATACCGGCGGTTGACGTCGTACTCCAGATCCCGCCCCGGTTCGAATTCCAGCACCGACAGGGCGTCCAATCTCGCGTCATAGGCCGCCGCCATCATCAGCGCGAACGATTCCGCCTCCTTCGCCGAGGCGGACCCATCCGTGGCCAGAAGAATCTTCGAAACAGCCGATCCCGTCGCACCGACGCTCATCGGACCTCTCCTTTTCGTCTCGCTACACGGCGCCGACCGACATGAGCAGGATCTCCCCCTTCATGTCGGGATGGATGGAACACTTAAACTCGTACTGGCCGGGCCGTTGAAGGGTGAAGTGAATGGTCGCGCTGCGGCCGCCGTCGAGGAACACTCCGCCCACAGTGGAGCCGTATGCGATCACGCCGTTATGCTCGATCTGAGTCTGGGTATTCTGAAAGATCGCCGAACCGAAGTCGTGACGGATCGAATCCTCGTTCCTGACGACGATCCTCACGGGGCTGTTAAGAGCCAGGGGGGCCTGCTTCGCGATGAACGTGCTGTTCCGGATCACGACTTCCATGATTTGTTCGGACTGCGCATCGGATCGGCCGCCCTCTTCCCCTGCCCCGATGAACAGGACCAACCCGACCATCCCCGCGACAACCGGACCCCACCATGTGCTCTTCATAGCTGCTCCCTTGAAGGATGTTTATGCGCCGCCTTTGGATGAGCGGCTCACCGGCCGGCCAGGCAACGGGACCGTCAACACCGGACAGCCGGCCGTGCGGACGACCTTTTCCGCCGTGCTGCCGAAGAAGATCTTCTCCACGCTGCCCACCGAGCCTCCATAGCTCCCCATCACCACCAAGCCAGCCTGCTCGCTGCGCGCCACCTTGGCGATCTCGACGAACGGCACCCCTTCCGCCAAGAGCCGGCGGATCGCCACGCCTTTGGCCTCTTCCATCGACAGGAGCCGTCGCGCATCCAGCCGCGCATGGTGGCGGAGGCGCTTGATCTGTCCCTTTTCCTCGGACGGTTGGGCCAAGCCCAGCCGATTGAGCATGCGAAGAGACTTGGTGTCGATGACGTGCAGCAGCAGCACCTCGGCCTGATAGAGGCGCGCCAGCGACAGGCCGAGCCGGAACGCCTCCTCCGAACAGGGGGAAAAATCGACGGGGATGAGAATCCGTTCAAATCGCCGTTCCGCCATCATCGCCACCTTTCGTTCATCGCGCTCGCCTTCTCGGAAAGAGCTGAGCAATCACAATGCCATCCACAAGACTCGGGAGCTGATGAGCGTATTACAGAAAATCGATGCGATTCGGCTACTGGGCCCTTCTCTCCATAGGGAGTCAGGTGGTGTCCTGCTACAGGAGCGGACCAGGCTCTGTAGCGGAAGGCTACAATGGGGTTCGGCTGAATAGGCCATGGGACTACCCGATCGCGCGCACAGCGCTGTTGCCTGACCGAGGCCGACTACGGGAGAAGGCACCGGTCTTGCTCTCTCAACCCATGGTGGGCATAAGCGCCCTGTGTGGTTTCCGCAGGGACGCTCGGCAGGGGGATCACAGGATGAGTCGAGCGCAATGGTTTCTGTTCGGAGCGGTCGTGATCGGTCTTGCGGTCTTTGTCTATTTGACCTTCTTCTGCCCCACTGACTGTCACTAACCGCGTGTTCAGCGACAGGGAGGCTCCATGCGGATCATCTTGGCTGTAGACGGGTCGGATCAATCACATGCAGCGACCCAAGCGCTGGCCCATCTGGCGCGGGCCGAACAGGTCACGGTCGTTCACGTGTTGGATGTCCCGGTTCCGGCCTTTCCCATGGTCGTGCCGGAAGCCTCTCAAGCGCTCTTCCAAAACATTCAGAAGACGATGCAGGAG
The DNA window shown above is from Nitrospira tepida and carries:
- a CDS encoding cupredoxin domain-containing protein, whose translation is MKSTWWGPVVAGMVGLVLFIGAGEEGGRSDAQSEQIMEVVIRNSTFIAKQAPLALNSPVRIVVRNEDSIRHDFGSAIFQNTQTQIEHNGVIAYGSTVGGVFLDGGRSATIHFTLQRPGQYEFKCSIHPDMKGEILLMSVGAV
- a CDS encoding universal stress protein — encoded protein: MMAERRFERILIPVDFSPCSEEAFRLGLSLARLYQAEVLLLHVIDTKSLRMLNRLGLAQPSEEKGQIKRLRHHARLDARRLLSMEEAKGVAIRRLLAEGVPFVEIAKVARSEQAGLVVMGSYGGSVGSVEKIFFGSTAEKVVRTAGCPVLTVPLPGRPVSRSSKGGA